TACGTGGAAATAGCGCGGGGTCGGCAGGCCCAGGGTGCGTTGCAGGGCGATCTGGCGCGGCGTGCTACTCAGCAGATCGGCCCCCCGCACCACGTCGGTGACGCGCATCTCGGCGTCGTCCACCGCCACCGCCAGATGATAGGCGTGGACGCCGTCGCCGCGCCGCAGGACAAAGTCGCCCACCTCGCTCGGCAGGTGCTGGCACAGTGTCGTCTGGGTCCAGCCGTCGTTGAAGCAGACCGTCTCATCAGGCACGCGCCAGCGGAGAGCGGCCTGAGGATTGGAGGGGTGGTGAGCACGGCAGGTGCCGGGGTAGACGGCTTCGGGGCCGTGCGGCGCGCCTGCGCTGGCGTGGATGGCTTCAGCAATCTGGCGTCGGGTGCAGGTGCAGGGGTAGGTGGGGAGAAGCGTGAGAGCAGCAGCGTAAAGGTCTCTTCGCTCCGACTGTATATATTCAAAGTCCCAGTCGAGGCCGAGCCAGGTCAGGTCGCGGCGGATCAGGTCGGCCGCGCCGGGACGGACCCGTGCGGTGTCGAGGTCCTCGATTCTCAGGACATGCTGACCGCCCTGGGCGCGGCTGTGCAGCCAGGCCAGCAGCGCGGTGCGGGCGTTGCCGAGGTGCATCGCCCCGGTGGGGCTGGGGGCGTAGCGGCCTGTGACGGGCATGGGAAGCAGGATACTCCCCAGACAGCGGCGGGTCAGGGGCAGTCGCTGACATCTCCCCTGACGCCACGCAGCCCTTTCAGGGTGGGCCGCTCAGACTCCGCTCTCCAGCGCTGCATCGAACCGCCGCACCAGTCCCGGCGCGTCCAGCATGTCTTCCAGGGCCACCATCAGAATGCGGTAGGGCGCGGGGCGGGCGGCCTCGCCCATCAGGCCCAAGCGCCAGATCAGGCCCGCCGTAGGGCCGAGGCCGCCGGTCACGCTGATCTCGCGCTGCCGCAGCCCGGCGCGCACGCCCGCGTCATCGAAATGGTCGGGCAGCCGCAGGGCCAGCACGGTGGGCAGTCTGGCCTCGGGGCGCTCGACGTAGGGCGAGAACCCCAGCGGCGCGAGGGCGGCAGTGATGGCCCGGCCCATCCAGCGCACGCGGGCGGCACGCTCGGGCAGGCCCTCTTCCAGGGCGGCGCGCAGGGCCTCAGCGAAGGAAAAGTGCAGGTTGACCGGGACGGTGTGGTGGTAGGTATGCTCTATCCAGTAATCGCGCAGACCACTGAAATCGCAGTACCACAGCGGCGTGGGGTGACGGCGGGCGGCGTAGCGGGCGAAGGCGCGCTCGCTGATGGCGATGGGCGCGAGGCCGGGCGGAGCCGACAGGCACTTCTGCGCCCCGGTATAGGCGTAGTCCACCCCCCAGCCCTTCATGTCGAACGGCTCCATGCCCGCCGTCGTCACCGCGTCCACGGTGAGTAGCGCCCCCGAGCGGCGCACGATCTCGGCGATTTCCGGCAGCGGGTTGAGCACCCCCGTACTCGTCTCACCGTGGACGACGGCCACCATCTGCGCGCTCCCCAGGTGGTCGGCCACGTCCGCCGGGTTGATCGGCTCGCCGAGCGGGGCCGTCACCAGCCGGACCTTCGCGCCGTAGCGGGCGGCCATCTCAGCCATCCGGCGGCCAAACGAGCCGTTGGCGCACACCAGCACGTCGTCGCCCTTCTCCACCAGATTGGCGAACCCCGCCTCCATGCCCAGCGAGCCGGTTCCGGCCAGCAGCGCCGTAAAGGTTTCCGGCCCGGTGCCGTACATCTCGCGCAGATCGGCCTGCACGGCCCGGTTGAGCGCGAAGACCTCGGGGTCCATGTGGCCGAGCATCGGGCGGGTCAGTGCCCGCATGGCGCGCGGATGAATCGGGGTGGGGCCGGGGGTCAGCAGGGTGTGTTCGGAGTAGTCGGGGGCGGGCGGGGTGAGCTGGGGAGTTTCGAGCAACTTCATGCAGGCAGTATAACGTGGAGAGGAGGAATGTTGCGTTGATATGTTAATATAAAGGTAGAGACGCAATTTAATTGCTAAAAGATGCAGATAGACCCGCCGTCTACTTCAGGGAGAGGGCCAGCCACCAAACGCACAGGCCGCCGCGCAGCAGCCAGGCCAGGGTGCGAATCCAGTTACCGACGACGAGTTGCCGGTGCAGCCGGGCGTCGAAGGCGACCGACAGGCGACCATGCAGCGGCGACTGGAACAGGCCGGTGGACATCCAGATGGCCAGCGTGAGCGCCAGGCCAAGGCCCAGGCTCCAGCTGGGCAGCGCGGGCGGGACGCGCAGGGCCAGCCAGGCGGCGCTGAGCAGTTCGGCCAGCATCAGCGGGCCAACCAGGAAAGTGATGCGGGTCTGGTGTTCACGCTCGTAGGTGGGCCAGCTTGATAGGCCGACACGCGCGAACAGCGGGTAATGGACCAGTTGGATGGTCAGGATCAGCCCGACCAGTGCCCAGGTGACGGCGGCGTGGAGGATCAGCAGCATTCAGAGATCCAGCACGGCACGCACCTGGCGGGCGATCTCGCCTTCCTCATCGGTGGGAATGACCAGGGCAGGCTTGCTGCCCGGCGTGGTGATGAGCCGCTCTCCGCCGCGCACGGCGTTGGCGGCGGCATCAAGTTCAAAGCCGAGAAAGGTCAGGCCGCCGAGCACGTCGGCGCGCAATTGAGCATCGTTTTCGCCGATGCCGCCGGTAAAGACCAGGGCGTCGAGGCCGTTCATGGCGGCGGCGTAAGCCCCGATCTGCTTGACCAGGCGGTAGGTCATGACCGAGAGAGTCAGCCGGGCGCGTTCGGTACCCGCAGCACGCACGTCACGCAGGTCGTTTGAGACGCCCGACAACCCCTTGAGTCCGCTCTCCTTGTTGAGCAGCCGCGACGTTTCCTCCAGACCGTAGAGTTCGCCGAGGCGCAGCACCGCGCCGGGATCGAGGTCGCCGCTGCGGGTCCCCATGACCAGGCCCTCCAGGGGGGTCAGGCCCATGCTGGTGTCCACGCTCACGCCGCGCAGCACAGCGGCGGCACTGGCCCCGTTGCCGAGGTGCAGGGTGACGAGCTTGTCGGCCTGCTCTCCTGCCCCGCCCAGCAGTTCCGCCGCCCGGCGCGAGACGTAGGCGTGCGAGGTGCCGTGAAAGCCGTAGCGGCGAATCCCGCCCCCGGTGTAGAGGTCGTAGGGCAGGGCGTAGAGGTAGGCATGGGGCGGCAGGGTCGCGTGGAAGGCGGTGTCGAAGACGGCCACGTTCGGCACGCCCGGCAGGGCGGCCAGGGCGGCCCGGATGCCCTGCACGGCGGGCGGGTTGTGCAGCGGCGCGAGGTCGGCCAGCGCGGCGACGGCTTGCAGCACCTCCGGCGTGATCAGGGTGGCGGCCCGGAAGGCCTCGCCGCCGTGAACGACGCGGTGGCCGATGGCCTGCACCGTCACAGCCGGGGGCAGGCCGGCCAGAACACGACTCAAAGCACTGGCGTGGTCGGGGTCGCCCCCAGGTTCGCCGATACGCTCGACCAGGCCGCTGAGCAGGCGCTCGATGCCGCACAGGAGCTGGTATTTGAGGCTGCTGGAACCGGCGTTGAGCACGAGGATGGCGGTGCGGGTCATAGGCGGTATCTTAACTGAGTGCTTGGTTTCACGAGATTTTCTGTTCGTGAAATTTATTTCTTGACAAGAGGCGCTACCCTGCTGGGCATGGAAGAACTTTACAAAGACCACCGCATCAAGATCGAGCGACCGCAACTCCCGCAGTTTTCCAGCGGGCCACTGCGGGGCGGGGCGGCGCAGACCTGGAAGATCAGCGTGGACGGACGCGACGTGTCCCGGCACATTGTCAAACGCAAGATGGACAGTATGGAGGAGGCCCTCGCGGCAGCCCAGAAGTACGTGGATAGGCTGGAGCCGCGCCCACAAGGCGAGTAAGGTGGAATTGAACGGCCTGCGTCTCAACCAGTACGGTTTGGCGAAGATGAAAGGAAATTCGGTGTTCTCTCCGAATTCCATTGGAATTGGAGCCAAACCGTAGAACGCCTGATCAGGTTGTCTGGGCCGCTGTGTCTCGCTGGGCGAGCAGTTCCTCCAGCCGGTCCACATACCCGGCGAGCACCTTGAAGGTCTCCTCCACCGGTTGCGAGGTCGTCAGGTCCACGCCCGCCGCCTTCAGGGCGTCCAGCGGGTCGAGCCTGCCGCCCTCGGACAGGAAGTGCAGGTATGTCGTGCGGGCCGCGTCGGGATCGGCGCCGAATCCGGCCCTGAGCTGGTGGGCGGCGCTGATGCCGGTGGCGTACTGGTAAGCGTAGAAATTGCTGTAGAGGTGGGTGGAGAACTCTCCCCAGGTGACGCCGCTGCGCTCACGGTCCACCTTGACGCCCTCGCCGTAGCCGTCTTGCAGCAGATCGGCCATCAACGTGTTGAGGGCCGGAGCGCTGAGGCTCTCTCCCGCCTCGATCCGGCGGTGAATTTCCAGCTCGAAGCGGGCCAGCGTCGGCATGATGAAGAAGTAGCGGTGAAAGTTGGAGACGGCCTCTTCGATCAGGGCGACCTCAAAATCGGGATCGGTGTTGTGGGCGAACAAATGGTGACGCACCATCGCCTGATTGAAGTTGGAAGCGACCTCGGCAGCGAACAGGGTGTAGCGCGGCACGCTGCTGGCCTGTTTCTGCTGGGAGAGCCAGGAGTGCATGCTGTGGCCGATCTCGTGCGCCAGGGTGCTCATGCTGCCCAGGCCGCCCTGAAAGCTCATGAAGATGTAAGGCTTGACCCGCGCCCCACCGTTACTGTAGGCCCCCTGACGCTTGCCCGCGTTGCTGGCCCAGTCCACCCAGCGCTCGGTGGTCAGGCCTGCGCGGGTCTGGGCCTGGTAAGCGTCGCCCAGCGGGGCTATACCGTCCACGATGGCGTCCACCGCTTCGGGGTAGGACATCTCCGGGGCGCTCACCAGCGGGGCTTTCACGTCGTACTCGCGCAACTCTGAGAGGCCCAGCCAGCGGCGGCGCACGTCCCAGTAGCGGTGCCAGATCTGGATGTTGGCGAGGTAGGTGTCAATCAGGGTGTGAAAGACCGAGGTGGGAATGTGGTCGGGCGTCAGGGCCGCCGTGAGGGCGTCGGGGTAGCGGCGGGCGCGGGCCATGAAGACGTTCTGGCGGACGTGGGTGGAGAGGGCCGCCGCCATCGTGTGCTGGGCGGCCAGGTGGGCGTCAGCGTAGGCTTCCCAGGCTTCCCGGCGCACCTCGCGGTCCGGGTCGGCGGTGAGGCGGTCGATGTTGCCCTGGCCGATCTGAATGCCGCCGACGCGCCCGAAGTCCAGGTCCATGTTGACCAGGGCCGGGTGAATGCCGCGCTCGCTGGCAAAGGGGGCCTGCACCAGTCCCAGTAGTTCCTCCACCTCGGCGCTGCGAACGTGGGGGCGTTCGCGCCAGACGCGCTCGATCATCACTGCGAAATCGGCCAGGTCGGGCCGGGCCAGCCAGGGGCGCACCTGGACCTCGTCAAGGAGGAGCAGTTCGGGTCTGGCGAAGGCGGTGCTGGCGGCAAACACACTGCCGAGCGAGGCCGCCTGGTCGCGGCGGGCGGCGGCCTGGGTGTCCTTGCCGTCCACGCTGGCACTCATGCTGGCATACGACATCAGGCGGCTCAGGCGCATCCGCAGGGCCTCGTAGGCGGTGAGGTAGCTGGCGAGCGCTTCAGGCGACTGGCCGAGCGTTCCGGCGAACTGGCCGAGCAACGGAATGTCGGCAGCGAGCGCAGCGGCCTCGACTTCCCAGGCTTGCGGCGTGGCGTAGAGGGCCCCGATGTCCCAGGTCTGCTCGGTCGGTACGTCGTGGCGGGCGGGTGGGGTGGTGGTCATGTCGGGAGTCTAGGCGGCGGGGGTGTGGAAAGAATTGGAATGGATGGCGGTTGCGTTAAATTATATATATTCTTTGGGCTTTGGTAAGGCTGGCGGGAGTCGTCCCGGCCCTTCCCGGCCTAGACTGAGGCAATGCACGTTGACGATCTGCCAGTGCTGCCGACCACCCCCGGCGTCTACATTTTTCGCGGCAAGGGCGGCACGCCGATCTATATCGGTAAGGCCAACAACATTCGCAGCCGGGTGGGGCAGCACTTCAAGGCGGGCGGCAAGAGCGGGCGGTTTACCCGCGAGGCGCTGGAACTCGAATGGATCTCGGCACGCAACGAAGTGGAAGCGCTGGTGCTGGAAGCCAACCTGATCAAGCAGCACCGCCCGCACTACAACGTTTTGCTGAAAGACGACAAGCATTACCCCTTTTTGAAGCTGACGCATGAGGCCTTTCCGATGCTGGTCGTCACCCGGCGGGTCATCAAGGACGGGGCCAGTTATTACGGACCGTACCCGGACGCCTCCGCCGTGCGGCGGGTCAAGCACCTGATCGACACCATGTTTCCGCTGCGCAAGAATTCCGGGCTGCCGATGCAGAAAAAGCCGCGCCCCTGCCTGAACTACCACATGAACCGCTGCCTGGGGCCGTGCGTGGACCGGGCCGATCCCGGCGAGTACGGGCGGGTGGTCGACGACGTGAAGGCGCTGCTGGAAGGCCGGGCGGCGGGGGTGGTGGCGCAGCTCAAGTTCGACATGAAAGCGTCGGCCCAGGGGCAGGATTTCGAGCAGGCAGGCAGGCTGCGTGACCGCCTGCAAGCGGTGGAGAAGCTGTTCGGCACCGAGCAGGCCGCCATGCAGACCGGCAGCGACGATCTGGACTTTCTGGGCTACGCACAGGCCGGGGAGTTCGCCATGGTTCAGCTCTTCCGGATGCGCAGCGGGCGGGTGGTGGGGCGCGACAAACGCTTCCTGACCGGGGCCGACGAGGCGGGGGGAGGTGAGATTCTTGGGGCCTTCGTGCAGGACTACTACGCGCAGGCCACCCACGTGCCGCCCCTGATTCTGCTGCCCGCCGAGTACGCCGACGCGCCGCTGTGGACGAATCTGCTCAGCGAGCGGGCCGGGCACCGCATCGAGATGCGCCTGCCCAAGCGCGGCGACAAGACCGAACTCACCGAGATGGCCCAGCGCAACGCCGAGACGGGCCTCGAATCGGAACTGGCGCTGCTGGAGCGCCGGGGCGACCATCCGGGCCTGGACGCCCTGCGCGAGGTGCTGGCGCTGCCGGAGCGGCCCTGGCGCATCGAGGGCTACGACAATTCCAACCTGTTCGGCACCAATATCGTCTCGGGCATGGTCGTGTTCGAGGGCGGCAGGTCACGGCGCGGCGAGCACCGACGTTTCAAGGTCAAGGGCCTGGACCATCCCGACGACTACACCTCCATGCGCCAGACCGTGACCCGGCGGTTTTCGGGGAGCCTGGCCGACAAGTTGCCGCTGCCGGACCTGATCGTCATCGACGGCGGGCGCGGGCAGGTCAATGCGGCGCTCGACGCCCTCAAGGAAGTCGGGGTGAATGTGCCGGTGGTGGGTCTGGCCAAACGCGAGGAGCGCATCATCTTGCCGGGACGCTACGGCGCGCAGTTCTGGCTGACCGGCGGCTCAGAAATCGGCGTGGACCGCGAGTTGCTGCTGCCGCACACCCACCCGGCCCTGCGGATGCTGATCGGCGTGCGCGACGAGGTGCACAACTACGCCATCACCTACCACCGCAAATTGCGCGGCCAGGACATGCTCCGGAGTGTCTTCGACGACCTGCCGGGCATCGGCGAGAAGCGCCAGTACGCGCTGCTCGAACACTTTTCCAGCCTGGAAGATCTGGGGGCCGCCAGCGTGGACGAGATCGCCCGTGTGCCGGGCATGAACGCGCGGGCGGCGCAGAGCGTCAAGGAGTTTCTGACAACACGGCTGGCGGCGCGGGTAGTAAACGGGCAGCCGGGGTAGTTCGCGTCGCTCGCAAGTGCCGCTCTCGGCGGCCTTTCTCAAGCTCCAGAACCCCACCACGCCGCCCGCCACGGCCAGCAGGCCCGATCCCCAGCACACCAGCCGGAAGCTGTCGGCGAAAGCCTGCTTGACCGCCAGCGCGGCGGCAGCCGTCTGCACGGTGCTGAGATTCGTGGGAACCGGCACCTGGGCAAGGCGGCCGCTCTGCCTGGTCATGCTCTGGCGGGCCGATTCGGGCAGGTCGGCAGCTTGCAGGAAGGTGCCCAGCGCCCCCCGGAAGTGGCTGAGCATGACTAAGGTGAAGACCGCCAGCGCGATCAGTCCGTCGGCGCGCGACACGGCATTGTTGACGCCTGAAGCGGTGCCGGAATACCCGTCGCCTACCGATCCCATGACCGCCGAGGTCAGCGGGGCCACCGTGACCGCCATGCCCAGGCCGATGACCAGCCTGAACGGCAGCACCCTGGTCCAGTAACTGCCGCCCACGCCGAGGCCGCCGAGCAGAGCGAAGCCGAGGCCCGCCAGCACCGGGCCCGCCGTGAGCAGCCAGCGGGGGCCGATCCGGTCGGCCAGACTGCCAAAATAGCCGGACAGCCCGGCCAGCAGCAGCGAGAGTGGCAGGAAGGTCGTCCCCGCGAGGGCGGCGCTGTAGCCCTGCACCCCGATCAGGTTGAGCAGCAAAAAAAACAGCGCCGCGCCGAGCGCGCCGTAGAGCAGAAATGTCAGCAGGTTGGTGCCAGAAAAGGCGGCGGAGCGAAAGAGACTGAGCGGCAGCATCGGTGCCCTGGCGCGGGCTTCCCAGAGGACAAACAGCGCCAGTACTGCCGCGCCGCCCAGGGCAATCAGCAGCGGCGGGCCGGTGAGTCCACTTTCTCCGGCGCTGATCAGGCCGTAGGTCAGCCCACCCAGACCCAGCACCGCCAGCGCCGAGCCGGGCAAATCGGGCCGGGCGCGGGAGTGGGAGTCGGGCACGGTGTCGGGCACCGCCCGCAGACTCAGCAGCACCAGCACCGATCAGAAAGACGACGCGCCAGGACGCCGTGTCGACCAGCACGCCGCCCAGCGCCGGGCCGAAGATGGTCACCAGACTGGTGGTGGACGACCACAGCCCGATGGCCCGACCACGCGAAGAGCCGGGAAAGACGGTGTTGATCAGCGCCAGACTGCCGGGAATCAGCAGCGCCCCGCCGATGCCCTGAAGGATGCGGGCGGCGATCAGCAGTGGCAGGTTCGGCGCGAGGCCGCAGCCCAGTGAGGCCGCCGCGAAAATCAGCACGCCCAGGCCAAACAGCCGCTTGCGCCCGTAGACATCACCCAGCGCCCCGCCGGTCAGGATCAGGGCGGCCAGCATCAGGGTGTAGGCGTTGACCACCCACTGCGCCGCCGTCAGATCGGCCCCGAAATCCTTTTGCAGGGCGTTGAGCGCCACATTGACCACCGAGCCGTCGATGAAGGCCATGCTCGACCCCAGCACGGTGGCGATCAGCGTCCAGCGCTGGGCCGGGTTAAACGGGGCCGGAGCGGCGGGGGCCATTACGCCTCAGTGTAGGCGCTGGCATGCGTTTCAACTTCCGGTTCTCGGTCCTCGGCCGGATGATCCTCGGCGATGTCGGTCAGGTTCATGGCGCGCAGTTCGGGCGCAAGGTAAGCGGTGACGCCCACCACGATCAGGGTCACGATGCCGCCGAGCCAGACGCTGCGGGCCGTGCCAAGCAGTTTGGCCGACACGCCGCTCTCGAAGGCCCCCAGCTCGTTGCTCGCCCCGATGAACATGCCGCTGACGGCATTGACCCGCCCGCGCATGTGATCGGGGGCCTTGAGCTGCAAGGTGGCGCTGCGGATGACCATGCTCACGCCGTCAAAGAGGCCGGTGGCGACCAGGGCGGCCACACTCAGGTAAAAATTGTGCGACAAACCGAACACGATGATACTGACACCGAAGCCCGCGATAGAGATCAGCAGGGTGCGGCCCGCGTTCCTGCCCGGCGGACGGCGGGTGGCGTAGAGCATGACGGCCAGCGCCCCGATACTGGGGGCCGAGACCAGCACGCCCAGGCCCGTCGGCCCCACCTTGAGGATGTCCGAGGCAAAGATCGGCAGCAGGGCCACCGCGCCGCCGAACAGCACACTGAACAAATCGAGCGCCATGCTGCCCACCAGCACCTGCCGCTGCAAGACGAAGGCCAGTCCTTCTTTGATGCTCTGGACGAACGGCTCCCCGGCCTTGAAGGCGGGAATGGGCTTGGGCTTGACGAAGACGACGCAGCCGAGCGAGAGGAGCAGCAGGACAAAGGCGAAGACGTACGAGCCGCGCGCACCCACCGAGGCGTAGAGCACGCCGCCGAGCGCCGGGCCGAAGATGGAGGCCGCCTGCCCCGCGCTGGAGCGCCAGGCCGAGGCCCGCAGCAGCAGTTCGCGCGGCACCACCTGGGCCTGGAAGGCGGGCAGCGCCGGGTCGGAAAAGCCGCGCGCCACGCCGAGGGTGAAGATCAGCGCCAGGATCGGCCAGATGCCGACCGAGGCGGCGTGCGGCGCGTAGAGGGTAAAGCCCAGAGCGCAGATCACCTCCACCGAGATGGTCATCAGCAGGATGCGGCGGCGGTCATTGCGGTCGGCCACCACGCCGCCGAACAGCGCCAGGCTCAGCGCGGGAATGGCCTCCACCAGGCCGAGAATGCCCAGCGTCAGGGGATTCTTGGTGATCTGGTAGAGCTGGTAGGCCACCGTCAGGGCCACGGCACGGCTGGCCAGGGTGCTGCACACGGCGGCCAGCAGCATGGCGCGGAATTCGGGCAGACGCAGCACGTCCCGGCTGGAAGGCAGACTCATGAGCAAGCAGTCTAGGGGGCGGACTCAGGGCGCGGAGCGATTTACCTTACGAGTGACAGAAAGGCCTGGAGCGCGGTTTCGACTTCCCGCTCCGTCTGAACCGCCGCGCCGAGCTGGGTTCTGGCCCAGGTGAGCTGACGTTTGGCGTACTGGCGGGTCTGGAGGACGATCTGTTCGGCAGCCTGCTGGGGGCCGAGCTGCTGACGGGCGACGGCCAGGGCTTCCCTGTAGCCGAGCGCCTGCCACACCGTCGCAGCCTGGTCCGGCGCGACCTGTTCGGCCAGCCAGGCAGCTTCTTCAGGCCAGCCCGCGCCGAGCATGGCGTGGACACGCTGCCGAATGCGGGCTTCCAGATCCGGCTGGCTGAAGGCAAGCACCTGGTAGCAGTGGGCGGGCGCGCTGTGGCCGAATTCGCCGGGAAAGCGGCCGGTGCGGCGAAAGATTTCCAGCGCCCGGACGACGCGGCGCGGGTTGCGCTCCATCCGGGCGGCCTCCGGCGGATTGCGGGCGGCGATCTCGGCAATCAGGGCATCGAGACCGCGTTCTGCCAGCTCAGCTTCGACCCCGGCTCGGGCCTGGGGATCGCTCGGCGGGGTCAGCGGCAGGCCGCGCACCAGGGCCTTGAGGTAAAAGCCGCTGCCGCCTACGATCAGCGGCACCCTGCCCCGGCCCAGGATGTCGGCGGCGGCCTGCTCGGCCAGCTTGAGCCACTGGGCCACGTCGAACGGGTCGGTCACGTCCACCACGTCGAGCAGGTGATGGGACACCTCTCGCCGCTCGGCGGGCGTGGGCTTGGCGGTGCCGATGTCCAGCCCCTTATAGACCGTGAAGGCGTCGGCGGCAACGATCTCGAGCGGGAATTGCCGGGCCAGCCGCAGGGCCAGCGCGGTTTTCCCGGCGGCGGTGGGGGCGGTCAGGATGGGCAGCATCAGGCGGGGGCCGCCAGGGACGGCGGGGCCGCAATTTGGCGGCGCTCCCAGGTGAAAAAACGCTTCAGCAACGTTCGCAGAGCGAACAGGGCCACGAATAAGGCGATCTGGTGCCAGATCTGCAAATCGAGGGTCTTGAGCAGGGTGGCGGCCACCTCGAAATTGAGGGCCGTCAGCGCGCCGTCGGCGATGGTCAGGCGGGCTTTCACGGTGTTGGCTTCGTTCCGGCCGCGCAGCAGGGTCCACAGCGCGGCCAGGACATAGCCCACCAGGACCAGGCTGCCCACGGCCCCGATAACCAGAGCGGCGGGGGCCGTCCAGGCGTTCATGGGCCGCTCAAAGCGGGCGGGGCGGCCGGGCAGCTGCGCCTGGCTTGAGAGTCGATTTCCTGCTGCAAGAAGTAGTTGAGCAGGGTCCGCAGCGCGGCGATGGCAGCCAGCTTGCCGATCTCGTCCCAGCTCGGCGCGATGGCGGTTCGCAGGATATCGGCGGCCAGCTCGAATTCCAGCGCCACCGCCAGCCAGCGGGCCAGTTGCAGCCGCACATTCTCCTTGGCCTCGTCAGGGGCCGCCGGGCGCGCGAAGAAGACGCTGAGCGCCCACCAGGTGGCTTGCAGGGCGGCCAGCGCGATAATCAGCCCCGCCGCGCCCTCCACTCCGGAAGCCAGATAAAAGCTCCACTGTTTGAACAGCTCCTGCACGGTGGGCAGTTTAGCGGATCTGGGGTGCTCGGCGGCGGCACAAGATATTGATGGTCCGGTCTTCAAGATCACCCCGGAGGAAGCGGCCGAAGATCGCGGCGCTGTGGTCAGAGACCAGAAGATTGAGAACGACGCGGAGGCTGAAC
This portion of the Deinococcus rubellus genome encodes:
- a CDS encoding DUF1622 domain-containing protein; its protein translation is MQELFKQWSFYLASGVEGAAGLIIALAALQATWWALSVFFARPAAPDEAKENVRLQLARWLAVALEFELAADILRTAIAPSWDEIGKLAAIAALRTLLNYFLQQEIDSQARRSCPAAPPALSGP
- the miaA gene encoding tRNA (adenosine(37)-N6)-dimethylallyltransferase MiaA; amino-acid sequence: MLPILTAPTAAGKTALALRLARQFPLEIVAADAFTVYKGLDIGTAKPTPAERREVSHHLLDVVDVTDPFDVAQWLKLAEQAAADILGRGRVPLIVGGSGFYLKALVRGLPLTPPSDPQARAGVEAELAERGLDALIAEIAARNPPEAARMERNPRRVVRALEIFRRTGRFPGEFGHSAPAHCYQVLAFSQPDLEARIRQRVHAMLGAGWPEEAAWLAEQVAPDQAATVWQALGYREALAVARQQLGPQQAAEQIVLQTRQYAKRQLTWARTQLGAAVQTEREVETALQAFLSLVR
- a CDS encoding DUF1622 domain-containing protein, translating into MNAWTAPAALVIGAVGSLVLVGYVLAALWTLLRGRNEANTVKARLTIADGALTALNFEVAATLLKTLDLQIWHQIALFVALFALRTLLKRFFTWERRQIAAPPSLAAPA